In Rhodothermus bifroesti, a single genomic region encodes these proteins:
- a CDS encoding PD-(D/E)XK nuclease family protein, producing the protein MERVKVFPTGKALIPIVLEHLQAEGADWHRNLVIFPGRRPAHFLRKALAERFGGPYIGPSIWSIEDWVDHLARDVLAFGGRWLEPLDACAVLFEVHRSLTHRYGGDHFLGASRFLPLGLRLLDTLELLHAGAVAPEQLAEVGLNEPLVDYYRAFYDHLERQNYWTRARRFRKVAERLAEVDLSHYNRIILAGWCALLAVEVRLARQLLNLPQAVGLFLAGPGLEAMLQRLGVACFSAEKTPASLPAVHIYQAPDRHGQVFALAEKLAKQREITQRPLDERTVVVLPAADLLFAVLHHAVSVLPKGEPYNVSLGYPLGRTPVMAFVRALVALAEGCTGKDCYDAQAYLRFIHHPYTKNIRFGQRTDVTRILMHALEAHVIQNGKSSVALDQLEAETSLFEAAAQQAAILDAAATPEALQAHLRALHDRTLRRLPQKAATLADWAQRTIEVLTYMATYSTARLHPYFDRFFEQLIEALEAIERSLLGNAELERPSDYLRLLESLGAMQRVPFEGTPVAGLQVLGFLESRGLNFETVYVLDANEDVLPAAEDPDPFLPDALRRRLGLPTVEDWQRLVQYYMENLIYGARDVHLFYMENPRRGERSRFVEQLIWQLEQQQGSARAAEPVQLVSYKLRLHAKHPAPIPKTEAMLNVLRTLPYSASLLDTYLTCPLRFYYRAVLNLREPETIADEPDARTTGELVHQALRCFFAPLVGRPLRADALKVERLRRVIEACFDQRYGQPLAPALALLRRQITRRLEAYLAWQSEQLATQEITILALEQSLEVSWRGFTLKGFVDRIDQRGDQIFLLDYKTGGYRTVSASQLNPDDRSSWAKTIGSFQLPLYRLLYAQARNQLPEVIATRYVRLGQGDFAEVDSGVEDTEAYKRVLVVLEQLLQEMVDPEIPFKPAEALEKACPSCPYRSFCGTQWVQ; encoded by the coding sequence ATGGAACGCGTAAAGGTTTTTCCTACGGGGAAGGCGCTGATTCCCATTGTTTTGGAGCATCTGCAAGCAGAAGGGGCCGATTGGCATCGTAATTTAGTCATTTTTCCAGGCCGCAGGCCGGCACATTTTTTACGTAAGGCGTTGGCTGAGCGCTTCGGTGGACCTTACATCGGACCCAGCATCTGGTCCATTGAAGATTGGGTTGATCACCTGGCGCGTGATGTGCTTGCTTTTGGGGGGCGATGGCTAGAGCCCTTGGATGCCTGTGCCGTGCTCTTCGAGGTGCACCGCTCGCTCACACATCGCTATGGCGGTGATCACTTTCTTGGAGCAAGTCGTTTTTTGCCTTTGGGGCTCCGGCTGCTGGATACGTTGGAGCTGTTGCATGCTGGAGCAGTTGCCCCGGAGCAATTGGCTGAGGTGGGCTTAAACGAACCTTTGGTTGACTACTATAGGGCATTTTATGATCATTTAGAGCGCCAAAACTACTGGACACGCGCACGTCGCTTTCGAAAGGTTGCCGAGCGTCTAGCTGAGGTAGATTTATCGCACTACAACCGGATTATACTGGCGGGTTGGTGTGCACTTTTGGCAGTAGAAGTCCGGCTGGCGCGTCAGCTACTCAACTTGCCTCAGGCTGTAGGGCTTTTTTTAGCTGGTCCTGGTCTGGAAGCAATGTTGCAGCGTTTAGGGGTGGCTTGTTTTTCTGCGGAAAAGACACCAGCATCGCTGCCTGCGGTGCACATTTACCAAGCTCCAGACCGGCATGGGCAGGTATTCGCGTTGGCAGAAAAGCTTGCTAAGCAGCGAGAAATAACCCAGCGGCCGCTTGACGAGCGCACCGTGGTTGTGCTGCCTGCTGCTGATCTGTTGTTTGCTGTGCTACATCATGCCGTGAGTGTACTGCCTAAGGGTGAGCCTTATAACGTGTCGCTAGGCTATCCGCTTGGGCGCACGCCTGTAATGGCGTTTGTGCGGGCGCTTGTGGCCTTGGCTGAAGGATGCACCGGGAAGGATTGCTACGATGCCCAAGCCTATCTGCGTTTTATACATCATCCGTACACGAAAAACATTCGCTTTGGGCAGCGCACCGATGTCACGCGTATCTTAATGCACGCGTTGGAGGCACATGTCATCCAAAACGGCAAAAGCAGCGTTGCCCTGGATCAACTTGAGGCCGAAACGTCGCTTTTTGAAGCGGCAGCCCAACAGGCCGCTATCCTTGATGCGGCGGCAACCCCAGAAGCTCTGCAGGCGCACTTACGTGCGTTGCATGACCGTACGCTTCGCCGCCTGCCCCAAAAGGCTGCTACGCTGGCTGATTGGGCTCAGCGCACAATTGAGGTGCTCACCTACATGGCAACGTACAGTACCGCTCGGTTGCATCCCTACTTCGATCGTTTTTTTGAGCAGCTTATCGAAGCCCTCGAAGCTATAGAGCGATCGCTGCTTGGCAACGCAGAGCTAGAGCGGCCAAGCGACTATTTGCGTTTGCTGGAAAGCCTAGGGGCTATGCAGCGTGTGCCTTTTGAGGGGACACCGGTTGCTGGTTTGCAGGTGCTGGGGTTTCTGGAAAGCCGGGGCCTAAACTTTGAAACGGTCTATGTACTGGATGCCAATGAAGACGTGCTGCCTGCTGCAGAAGACCCAGATCCTTTTTTGCCCGATGCTCTACGCAGGCGCCTTGGTCTGCCCACAGTGGAAGATTGGCAGCGCCTCGTTCAGTACTACATGGAAAACCTCATCTATGGCGCGCGTGACGTCCATCTGTTTTACATGGAAAATCCGCGTCGTGGTGAGCGTAGTCGTTTTGTCGAACAGCTCATCTGGCAGCTGGAGCAGCAGCAGGGAAGCGCTCGAGCAGCAGAGCCAGTGCAGTTGGTGTCCTATAAGCTGCGGTTACACGCCAAGCACCCAGCTCCCATCCCCAAGACGGAGGCCATGCTGAACGTGCTGCGCACGCTTCCGTACAGTGCTTCGCTACTGGACACGTACCTAACGTGTCCGTTACGTTTTTACTACCGAGCCGTACTTAACCTGAGGGAACCAGAAACGATTGCAGATGAGCCCGATGCACGCACTACAGGGGAACTGGTACATCAGGCTTTACGGTGCTTTTTCGCTCCCCTGGTCGGTCGGCCTCTGAGGGCCGATGCACTGAAGGTTGAACGCCTACGCAGGGTGATTGAGGCATGCTTTGACCAACGGTATGGGCAGCCGCTTGCTCCAGCCCTTGCTTTGCTACGTCGGCAGATAACGCGGCGTTTGGAAGCCTACCTTGCCTGGCAAAGCGAGCAGTTGGCAACCCAAGAGATCACGATCTTAGCCCTGGAGCAGTCGCTGGAAGTCTCCTGGAGAGGCTTTACGCTCAAGGGCTTCGTCGACCGCATCGACCAGCGGGGTGACCAGATTTTTCTTTTGGATTACAAGACAGGGGGTTATCGGACGGTATCGGCTAGTCAATTAAATCCCGACGATCGTTCAAGCTGGGCAAAGACGATCGGATCGTTTCAGCTTCCTCTCTACCGGCTGCTCTACGCCCAAGCCCGAAATCAGCTGCCCGAGGTGATCGCTACGCGGTACGTCCGGCTAGGCCAGGGCGATTTTGCAGAAGTTGATTCGGGTGTTGAAGACACTGAAGCTTATAAGCGCGTTTTGGTGGTTTTAGAGCAGCTGCTGCAGGAAATGGTCGATCCAGAGATTCCCTTCAAGCCGGCTGAGGCTTTGGAAAAAGCTTGTCCGTCTTGTCCATATCGGTCGTTTTGCGGTACACAATGGGTGCAGTAG
- a CDS encoding ComEA family DNA-binding protein — protein MRCLRLLLPALFVLPAIAQPADTLQRLLEEAFEGAVIDPEGLEALAAWLEELRQQPLNVNTATAEALAQLPGFSLVLAHRLVRYRQQHGPWQNLEELLHIEGFSPELLERLRPFLTVHPPPSPQRLTGYLLQRLDYDPEAHQEAYLGPPYRLQTRLHLSYKALRAGLTLENDPGEPLRWDPERRTYGFDHTVGFLLFEGSGILRRLILGDFSVRWGLGLTLWSLPAIDSYQAAARTPLRQGSGLTPYSGTDETRFFRGLAVMFTLAPSVSLAAFASRRWLDARLDTVATPFLSIVSLPASGLHRTPAEQSRKSQVRADVKGGALLVTKATLSAGLVVYEVRWSSPLEPTPALYQRHAWRGRVAQAAGAFGQIALRQALLGVEIAATAGRPLGLSGHLSGSLGRFAQATLAFRHFPTRFVSLYGDPFDTRSGPPSGETGLYGGLELLLDPAWQLQLAVDHYRHLWPRYGMFWPASGQVRWIQLRYRPRPWLESSLQLRLHQSIRRIEAAGPAGSLLETTLPLHYLALRWQGSYTFSPTVHLKTRLEYVQRTDSTTGRGWLLQHLLRWQPIPPIELDAQLTFFNTTPSLVLYTLEPSLRYSTALSALTSQGQRMLLRLQLRPLRQARLQVRYGITQPLTGTPKRLWQFLAQWQLD, from the coding sequence ATGCGCTGTTTGCGTCTGCTGCTGCCTGCTCTTTTTGTCCTGCCGGCAATAGCCCAGCCGGCTGACACCCTGCAACGCTTGCTCGAAGAAGCCTTCGAAGGAGCAGTTATCGATCCAGAAGGACTCGAAGCCCTAGCCGCCTGGCTCGAAGAGCTCCGCCAGCAACCCCTTAACGTTAACACGGCTACAGCCGAAGCGCTGGCGCAGCTTCCCGGATTTTCCCTCGTGCTAGCCCATCGCCTGGTACGTTACCGTCAGCAGCATGGCCCGTGGCAAAACCTCGAAGAGCTGCTGCACATCGAGGGTTTTTCTCCGGAGTTACTAGAACGACTGCGGCCCTTCCTGACGGTACATCCCCCTCCCTCCCCACAACGGTTGACAGGCTACCTCCTCCAGCGGCTCGACTATGATCCTGAGGCCCACCAGGAAGCTTATCTTGGCCCTCCCTATCGTCTGCAAACGCGTTTGCACCTGAGCTACAAGGCATTGCGGGCTGGCCTGACGCTAGAAAACGACCCCGGTGAACCGTTGCGCTGGGATCCTGAAAGGCGCACTTATGGCTTCGACCACACGGTAGGGTTTCTGCTTTTTGAAGGCAGCGGTATCCTACGCCGGCTCATTCTAGGGGATTTTAGCGTGCGCTGGGGGTTAGGGCTTACGCTTTGGTCGCTCCCTGCCATCGACAGCTATCAGGCCGCAGCCCGTACCCCACTGCGCCAGGGGTCAGGCCTTACCCCCTATAGCGGAACCGACGAGACCCGCTTTTTCCGCGGCCTGGCCGTCATGTTCACTTTAGCCCCTAGCGTATCGCTGGCTGCCTTTGCCTCGCGACGCTGGCTTGACGCACGCCTAGACACAGTGGCAACCCCTTTCTTAAGCATCGTAAGCCTGCCAGCTTCTGGCTTGCATCGCACACCTGCAGAACAAAGCCGTAAAAGCCAGGTCCGGGCTGATGTAAAGGGTGGTGCACTTTTGGTCACCAAAGCCACACTCTCAGCAGGACTGGTGGTCTACGAAGTTCGTTGGAGCTCGCCTCTGGAGCCTACCCCTGCCCTTTATCAGCGCCATGCTTGGCGCGGCCGGGTGGCCCAAGCAGCTGGAGCCTTTGGACAAATCGCACTCAGACAAGCCCTGCTGGGCGTAGAAATTGCAGCTACAGCAGGACGACCGCTCGGCTTGAGTGGCCACTTATCAGGCTCGCTGGGGCGCTTTGCACAAGCTACACTGGCTTTTCGTCATTTTCCAACACGCTTTGTTAGCCTTTATGGCGATCCGTTCGATACCCGCAGCGGCCCCCCAAGCGGGGAAACAGGCCTCTATGGCGGCCTAGAACTCCTGCTCGATCCAGCCTGGCAACTCCAGCTCGCCGTCGATCATTACCGTCACCTGTGGCCCCGTTACGGGATGTTTTGGCCTGCTAGTGGCCAGGTGCGTTGGATACAGCTCCGTTACCGGCCACGTCCCTGGCTGGAAAGCTCCCTGCAACTTCGCCTGCACCAGAGCATTCGCCGCATCGAAGCCGCTGGACCAGCCGGGTCGTTGCTTGAAACTACCCTACCATTGCATTATTTGGCCCTCCGTTGGCAAGGTAGTTATACCTTCAGTCCTACCGTGCACCTTAAGACACGCCTTGAATACGTACAGCGCACCGACAGCACAACAGGTCGAGGATGGCTGCTGCAACACCTGCTTCGCTGGCAACCAATCCCGCCCATCGAGCTCGATGCCCAGCTCACGTTTTTCAACACAACGCCTTCCTTAGTGCTCTACACGCTGGAACCCAGCCTGCGCTACAGCACCGCACTGAGCGCCTTAACGAGCCAAGGGCAGCGCATGCTACTGCGCCTGCAGCTTAGGCCACTGCGACAAGCACGCCTTCAGGTCCGTTACGGAATCACCCAACCCTTAACTGGAACCCCTAAACGCCTGTGGCAATTCCTCGCCCAATGGCAACTGGATTAA
- a CDS encoding PD40 domain-containing protein — MQLAVRYSVVIGVLLWSIVHKATAQWYEVTYRPSGVRYQVLQHGPFEVIFQEGRLLEAQRLAVLLEMHYDSVRAQVGVQRAFRVPVILNDYRDRGNGWVSPLPYRQEIDAARLRGLTLAPTARSWLDAVGPHELVHAAHAEINAGMGIGGLLRWIGPDWSRLLNLSTPPGFAEGIAVHYESQFEGGAGRLHFPFFAMEFRAAMASRQPWRLAQLLEAPAYTWPFDRHYKGGGHLYAYLQENGHADFFGRSARWFHRMPLTGFGVAFWYGTRTFPATLGRQFRERTRAQLQAELKARGPFTAVEIIRSAPGLILRRPYWLDARTLVVYAQGYRTRPGYYQIDVETGQMVRLRAFTATEDYRYALVPDRKALLVARYVPDVLLSGRLTAEVYRLALDGHIEQLTRGGRVYAPVPAPDGSIWALQNVGSHNQWVRIKPDGRVEPLLAFDAVFFLQLAPSPTGDRVAVLLHQQGRQGLFEARIGAGGRFLLRPWLAFRQGAIYDVSWSEDGRWLLFTADPDSVPNLYALEIATGRVLRLTNVPFGALEPTLSPDGRWLAFIHYQHERYELVRIPFAPEGALEVPSAWLEPFALVDARLEGTVSPHLASEIRPYRSWRYLMRPRLAYPIFALAQKDAEGYGRGLGWGGGLGLAGTDPLKRWAYQVQGFYRQDRLWGDFWLAYGGLPFRPGLYLYDLPSTALVRRPDGSLWRVGRERRGAALVANLPVLFESNVYNSWALLTLLGRYEYERLFAHTQPRSPALLTDTRWMLEPIVTLSFRLQQNWRDLMPNQGMSWTTRALWDLKRSRLPVRQAYMSRLYLYVPWFAWANVSLRLDVGLLWQNRGGIYTLTTFLPRGEEDAYLERGLFGRAGLLSTMPLWFVDNGLVLLPIYLEALYLYGFAETLQPLRGPSSEPMFSLGGGIGVQSRLFSYVRVDLRWGAAYRVREGRWQTVWR; from the coding sequence ATGCAGCTTGCGGTTCGATATAGCGTAGTGATTGGCGTGTTGCTGTGGAGCATCGTGCACAAGGCTACAGCGCAGTGGTATGAGGTTACCTACCGACCTTCTGGGGTGCGCTACCAAGTGCTGCAGCACGGACCTTTTGAAGTCATCTTTCAAGAAGGCCGCCTGCTGGAAGCCCAGCGGCTAGCCGTCCTACTGGAAATGCATTACGACAGCGTTCGGGCGCAGGTAGGCGTGCAGCGTGCGTTTCGCGTGCCTGTAATTCTCAACGATTATCGGGATCGCGGCAACGGGTGGGTTTCCCCCCTGCCGTATCGCCAAGAGATCGATGCGGCTCGGTTGCGAGGGTTGACGCTAGCGCCGACGGCTCGTTCATGGCTGGATGCGGTTGGGCCGCATGAGCTGGTACATGCGGCCCATGCAGAAATCAACGCTGGAATGGGCATAGGTGGCCTGCTGCGGTGGATCGGGCCGGACTGGAGTCGGCTGCTCAACCTTAGCACGCCTCCAGGCTTTGCAGAAGGCATCGCGGTGCATTACGAAAGCCAGTTCGAAGGAGGGGCAGGGCGGTTGCACTTTCCGTTCTTTGCCATGGAGTTTCGGGCTGCTATGGCTTCTAGGCAACCTTGGCGGTTGGCTCAGCTTTTAGAAGCTCCGGCGTATACTTGGCCCTTTGATCGGCACTACAAAGGAGGCGGGCATCTGTATGCTTATCTCCAGGAAAATGGGCACGCCGATTTTTTTGGGCGCAGTGCGCGTTGGTTCCACCGAATGCCGCTCACCGGTTTTGGCGTGGCCTTTTGGTATGGTACGCGAACGTTTCCAGCTACGCTGGGACGGCAGTTTCGTGAAAGGACACGCGCGCAGCTCCAAGCCGAATTGAAGGCGCGTGGGCCGTTCACCGCTGTGGAGATCATTCGCTCAGCGCCCGGGCTGATTTTACGTCGGCCTTATTGGCTGGATGCGCGCACGTTGGTCGTTTATGCTCAGGGTTACCGAACACGCCCGGGCTATTATCAAATCGATGTTGAAACAGGCCAGATGGTGCGTCTTCGGGCTTTTACTGCTACCGAAGACTATCGGTATGCCTTGGTGCCCGACCGTAAAGCTTTGCTCGTAGCTCGCTACGTACCCGATGTCTTACTCTCTGGACGCCTAACTGCTGAAGTGTACCGGCTTGCGCTGGACGGCCACATTGAGCAGCTGACACGGGGCGGACGTGTTTATGCCCCTGTTCCAGCACCAGACGGTTCGATTTGGGCCTTGCAGAACGTAGGAAGTCACAACCAGTGGGTACGGATCAAGCCCGATGGCCGTGTTGAGCCGCTTTTAGCGTTTGACGCCGTGTTCTTTCTACAGCTTGCCCCGTCGCCTACTGGTGATCGTGTGGCAGTGCTACTGCACCAGCAAGGTCGGCAAGGTCTCTTTGAGGCCCGTATAGGCGCCGGAGGTCGGTTTCTACTCCGTCCTTGGCTAGCTTTTCGCCAGGGGGCCATTTACGACGTGAGTTGGAGCGAGGACGGTCGTTGGCTGCTGTTTACGGCTGATCCCGATAGCGTGCCGAACCTGTACGCGCTCGAAATCGCTACGGGTCGCGTGTTGCGGCTAACCAATGTGCCCTTTGGTGCTCTAGAGCCGACCCTCTCTCCCGATGGCAGATGGCTGGCTTTTATCCACTACCAGCACGAGCGCTATGAGCTTGTGCGCATTCCGTTTGCGCCTGAGGGTGCCTTGGAGGTGCCATCGGCATGGCTAGAGCCCTTTGCACTGGTCGACGCTCGGTTGGAGGGCACTGTGAGTCCTCATTTGGCGTCTGAAATTCGACCTTATCGCTCTTGGCGCTACCTGATGCGTCCACGTCTTGCTTATCCGATCTTTGCCCTAGCCCAAAAAGATGCAGAAGGTTATGGTAGAGGATTGGGTTGGGGTGGGGGACTAGGGCTTGCGGGTACCGATCCCTTAAAGCGCTGGGCTTACCAGGTGCAAGGCTTTTACCGGCAAGACCGGCTTTGGGGAGATTTTTGGCTAGCTTATGGAGGGTTGCCTTTTCGGCCTGGGCTTTACCTCTACGATTTGCCGTCAACCGCGTTGGTGCGTCGGCCTGATGGGTCGCTTTGGCGCGTTGGGCGAGAGCGGCGTGGAGCAGCGCTGGTGGCTAATTTGCCTGTGCTTTTTGAGTCTAACGTCTATAACAGCTGGGCGCTTTTGACCCTGCTGGGGCGGTACGAGTACGAGCGGCTTTTTGCGCACACGCAGCCGAGGAGCCCTGCTTTGCTGACCGATACGCGGTGGATGCTGGAGCCAATCGTTACCCTCAGCTTTCGCCTGCAGCAAAACTGGCGCGACCTCATGCCTAACCAAGGCATGAGCTGGACTACGCGGGCGCTGTGGGATCTTAAGCGCAGCAGGTTGCCGGTCCGCCAAGCCTACATGTCGCGTCTTTACCTGTATGTGCCATGGTTTGCGTGGGCGAACGTAAGTCTGCGTTTGGATGTCGGCCTGCTTTGGCAAAACCGTGGGGGAATTTATACCCTGACTACGTTTTTGCCGCGTGGGGAAGAAGATGCCTATCTAGAGCGCGGCCTGTTTGGCCGCGCCGGGCTGCTGAGCACGATGCCGCTATGGTTTGTAGATAATGGCTTGGTGTTGCTGCCGATCTACCTTGAGGCGCTTTACCTGTATGGCTTTGCCGAAACCCTACAGCCACTCCGTGGCCCTTCCAGTGAGCCGATGTTTAGCCTAGGGGGCGGTATAGGGGTGCAAAGCCGTTTGTTTTCTTATGTGCGGGTGGATTTGCGGTGGGGGGCCGCTTATCGGGTACGAGAGGGCCGCTGGCAGACGGTGTGGCGCTGA
- a CDS encoding SCO family protein has translation MPRFLLVFLLAWMGCQLSRSYEMRGRIVGFGDDGRTVFIAHEAVPGYMPAMTMPFHTVDTTALQSLSLGDAVQFTFHVTRDSSWITNIRRLPPGTSLTLAEGERPTLHGLPLLEEGDPLPGVTLLTQDSTTLRTTDLKGQAVVLTFIYTRCPVPDFCPRMSENFQKLQTLVQQHFPGRARLLTISFDPAHDTPAVLRRYAQRYTTDTQSWTFATGDTTTIRQLATQFGVHYQDEGVEIVHNLSTALITPDGRIARIWRGNRWKPEDVLQTLAEVLQSE, from the coding sequence ATGCCCCGCTTTCTACTGGTGTTCTTGTTGGCATGGATGGGTTGCCAACTATCGCGCTCCTACGAAATGCGCGGCCGCATTGTGGGTTTTGGTGACGATGGCCGTACGGTGTTTATCGCCCATGAAGCCGTTCCTGGCTACATGCCTGCAATGACCATGCCCTTTCATACGGTCGATACCACTGCGCTCCAAAGCCTATCGCTGGGCGATGCCGTTCAGTTCACTTTTCATGTAACACGCGACAGCTCGTGGATCACCAACATCCGGCGCCTTCCCCCAGGCACTTCGCTTACTTTGGCCGAGGGCGAGCGACCTACGCTCCATGGGCTTCCGCTATTAGAAGAAGGTGACCCGCTCCCTGGGGTTACACTCCTTACCCAGGACAGCACCACGCTACGTACAACCGATTTGAAAGGCCAGGCCGTAGTACTAACTTTTATTTATACCCGATGCCCAGTGCCAGACTTTTGTCCCCGCATGTCTGAAAACTTTCAAAAACTCCAAACCCTCGTACAACAACACTTCCCAGGACGCGCACGCCTGCTGACCATCAGTTTCGATCCAGCCCACGATACCCCTGCAGTGTTGCGCCGCTACGCGCAACGCTATACGACCGACACGCAAAGCTGGACGTTTGCCACCGGCGACACCACAACCATTCGTCAGCTAGCCACGCAGTTTGGCGTGCACTACCAGGACGAAGGGGTTGAAATCGTACACAACCTTTCGACGGCACTCATTACACCCGATGGCCGCATTGCACGCATCTGGCGAGGCAATCGCTGGAAACCTGAAGACGTATTGCAAACCCTCGCAGAAGTGCTCCAATCAGAGTAA
- a CDS encoding DUF4835 family protein, whose translation MAWMRLYQWIGMWLLLLGIASVTGVRAQELNCTVSVNYQKLQGSQYNYLRELEDQIRRYLNERRWTDDAFQDIERVDCTLQVFFEEAVTLTRFRARLVLATRRPIYGTLQYTTVLQLSDPNWEFEYPQGTPLIYNPERFDPLSSVLDFYALVMLGYDYDTFSELGGTPLFERARRIADLAQTAANSGWNPIGDDRSRVALITQLLDPRYRPLRQAYFQYHFNGLDHFLQDPDQARAAILETLRTIERLNQELARSYMMDLFFAAKYQELAAVFLGSRFQQEAFVLLSNLDPAHLSEYNKLAQ comes from the coding sequence ATGGCTTGGATGCGCTTATACCAATGGATAGGGATGTGGCTTTTGCTGCTCGGCATTGCCAGTGTAACTGGCGTGCGGGCACAAGAGCTGAACTGTACGGTTTCGGTCAACTATCAAAAGCTTCAAGGCTCACAGTACAATTACTTGCGTGAGCTGGAGGACCAAATCCGGCGCTACCTAAACGAGCGGCGCTGGACAGACGACGCGTTTCAGGATATCGAGCGGGTTGATTGTACCCTGCAGGTCTTTTTTGAAGAGGCAGTCACGCTTACGCGCTTTCGGGCACGCCTGGTGCTGGCTACACGCCGACCTATTTATGGCACGCTGCAATACACAACGGTGCTGCAACTCAGCGATCCAAACTGGGAGTTCGAATACCCGCAAGGCACGCCGCTGATTTACAATCCAGAACGCTTTGACCCGTTAAGCTCGGTACTGGATTTCTACGCGCTGGTGATGCTGGGTTACGATTACGATACGTTTAGTGAACTGGGCGGCACACCGCTGTTTGAGCGGGCACGGCGAATTGCTGATCTAGCCCAAACTGCCGCAAACAGTGGTTGGAACCCGATAGGAGACGATCGAAGCCGGGTAGCTTTGATTACCCAATTACTTGATCCGCGATACCGACCGCTACGTCAGGCCTATTTTCAGTATCACTTTAACGGCTTAGACCATTTCCTACAAGATCCTGATCAAGCACGGGCAGCCATTCTCGAAACGCTACGCACCATAGAACGGCTAAACCAAGAATTGGCCCGATCATATATGATGGACTTGTTTTTTGCCGCCAAGTATCAAGAGCTAGCTGCAGTGTTTTTGGGGTCGCGCTTTCAGCAGGAGGCTTTTGTGTTGCTAAGCAACCTGGACCCCGCACATTTGTCGGAATACAACAAACTGGCACAATAA
- a CDS encoding response regulator yields MPPPKPKLLAVEDNPETRILLRYLLQDQFEVLLAATFDEALRLAQEATAEILLLDINLGETRTGVDLLRELRTKFSYRDTPAIAFTAYARPEDRHQFLESGFDEYLTKPFTRKQLLEAIAAALYRRRS; encoded by the coding sequence ATGCCTCCCCCTAAGCCCAAACTGCTGGCCGTCGAAGACAACCCAGAGACGCGCATCTTGCTACGCTATCTCCTCCAAGATCAATTCGAGGTATTGCTGGCAGCTACCTTCGACGAGGCGCTTCGGCTGGCTCAAGAGGCCACGGCTGAAATTCTTTTGCTGGACATTAACCTGGGCGAAACACGCACCGGTGTCGATTTACTCCGTGAGTTACGCACCAAGTTTTCGTATCGCGACACTCCGGCTATTGCTTTTACGGCCTATGCGCGCCCCGAAGACCGGCATCAATTCTTAGAATCTGGATTCGACGAATACTTAACCAAGCCGTTTACCCGCAAGCAGCTTCTTGAAGCCATTGCTGCTGCCCTTTACCGCCGCCGATCCTGA
- a CDS encoding cystathionine gamma-synthase family protein: protein MPRRPRPKWPAEINGHRLHPESLMMSYGYRPEWSEGALKCPIFQTSTFVFQSAEEGKRFFELAYGLREPQRAEQLGLIYSRLNNPDLEILEDRLTLWDEAEEAAVFQSGMAAICTTLLTFLRPGDVVLHSEPLYGGTDYLIKRILPEWGIQPVGFLAGASEEEIRARIAAAGIADRIRVLYVETPANPTNRLVDLQACARITRDLGQSARPALLLVDNTFLGPLWQHPLKHGADLVLYSATKYIGGHSDVIAGAVLGKSELVKAIKATRTFTGSMAEPWTGWLLLRSLETLKIRMERQARNAHRVADFLAEHPKVEKVYYLGHLQPSDPQWEVFQRQCESPGAMISFEIRGGEAEAFRFLNCLKLIKLAVSLGGTESLAEHPATMTHADVPPEEQRRIGIRENLVRLSVGIEHPADLILDLEQALEAV from the coding sequence ATGCCGCGTAGACCCAGACCCAAATGGCCGGCTGAAATTAACGGCCATCGTTTGCACCCGGAAAGCTTAATGATGAGTTACGGCTACCGACCCGAATGGTCGGAAGGAGCGCTCAAGTGCCCTATCTTTCAAACTTCGACGTTTGTTTTTCAGTCTGCAGAAGAGGGTAAACGCTTTTTCGAGCTGGCCTATGGATTGCGTGAGCCGCAGCGGGCGGAGCAGCTTGGGCTCATCTATAGCCGTTTGAATAATCCCGATCTCGAAATTCTCGAAGATCGGCTTACGCTTTGGGATGAAGCTGAAGAAGCTGCCGTCTTTCAGAGCGGCATGGCTGCCATTTGTACGACACTGCTCACGTTTTTGCGTCCTGGCGATGTGGTGCTGCACAGTGAGCCACTCTATGGAGGTACCGACTACCTGATCAAACGCATCTTACCCGAGTGGGGTATTCAGCCTGTGGGTTTTCTAGCTGGAGCTTCGGAGGAGGAAATCCGCGCGCGCATTGCGGCGGCGGGAATAGCTGACCGGATTCGGGTACTGTATGTCGAAACACCGGCCAACCCGACCAATCGGCTTGTGGATCTCCAAGCTTGTGCACGCATTACTCGAGACTTGGGGCAATCAGCGCGGCCCGCATTGCTCCTGGTCGACAACACCTTTTTGGGGCCGCTTTGGCAGCATCCGCTTAAGCATGGGGCTGATCTTGTGCTCTATTCGGCGACCAAGTACATTGGGGGCCACAGTGACGTTATTGCTGGAGCTGTTTTGGGCAAAAGTGAGCTTGTCAAGGCGATTAAGGCCACGCGTACGTTTACCGGTTCAATGGCCGAGCCGTGGACAGGTTGGCTGCTGCTGCGCAGCTTAGAAACCCTCAAAATTCGCATGGAGCGGCAAGCCCGTAATGCCCATCGCGTGGCCGACTTTCTGGCTGAGCACCCCAAGGTAGAAAAAGTCTACTATCTGGGCCATTTGCAGCCGAGTGACCCCCAGTGGGAGGTCTTTCAGCGCCAGTGTGAAAGCCCAGGTGCCATGATTTCGTTTGAAATTCGGGGAGGAGAGGCCGAAGCCTTCCGATTTCTAAATTGCCTGAAGCTGATTAAGCTAGCAGTTAGCTTAGGAGGCACTGAATCGCTGGCCGAGCATCCGGCGACGATGACGCATGCCGATGTCCCCCCTGAAGAGCAGCGGCGTATTGGGATTCGAGAAAATCTTGTGCGGCTTTCTGTAGGGATCGAGCATCCAGCGGATCTGATCTTAGATCTAGAGCAGGCGCTGGAGGCTGTTTAA